The following are from one region of the Silene latifolia isolate original U9 population chromosome 9, ASM4854445v1, whole genome shotgun sequence genome:
- the LOC141601096 gene encoding uncharacterized protein LOC141601096, translated as MHRIASQLTLCGEKISDADMLEKTYQTFHSSQLLLSQQYRKGGFKKYSELVSCLLVAEQNNQILLKNHQSRPIGTDPFPELNATVSGPFPIMNATNKYSGHIRGSGLGRGRGRGRGRNNFCGGRVQGHWINTCRTPQHLVDLYKQSLKNNKGKNIEANFAAEHENFETNYADGDNNLPFVSGKFMDLDISDFMTFDPNGEIGPLIGDGSVPKLD; from the exons ATGCACAGAATCGCTTCCCAGTTAACTTTGTGTGGAGAAAAGATATCTGATGCGGATATGTTGGAAAAAACATATCAGACTTTTCATAGTTCACAATTGCTACTTTCACAGCAATATCGTAAGGGAGGATTTAAAAAATACTCTGAACTAGTTTCATGCTTATTGGTGGCTGAGCAAAATAATCAAATCCTGTTAAAAAACCACCAGTCCCGCCCTATTGGCACTGATCCATTCCCAGAATTGAATGCGACAGTTTCTGGTCCATTCCCTATAATGAATGCGACAAATAAATATTCGGGTCACATTAGAGGTAGTGGCCTTGGACGTGGACGTGGACGtggacgaggacgaaacaatttTTGTGGTGGTAGAG TACAGGGACATTGGATTAATACTTGTCGTACGCCGCAACATCTTGTTGATCTTTACAAGCAGTCTCTGAAAAATAATAAAGGGAAGAATATAGAAGCAAATTTTGCTGCTGAGCATGAAAATTTTGAAACGAATTATGCTGATGGTGATAACAATCTACCTTTCGTATCTGGCAAATTTATGGATTTGGACATCTCAGATTTCATGACCTTTGATCCTAATGGAGAAATTGGCCCTTTGATTGGTGATGGAAGTGTCCCGAAATTGGACTAA
- the LOC141599823 gene encoding synaptotagmin-3-like: MGLVSTFVGILGYCIGLPIGLLLGFFFFVYSKPKHVQEPVISSIHEWDSSTLQDLMPEMPNWIKSPDYERVDWLNKFMLDMWPYLQTAISNTIRSTTKPIFADYIGKYQIKDIEFENINLGTLPPTFHGLKVYETNENQLVMEPAIRWAGNPNIVLAVKVMSAKIRFQLVDLQIFITPRIHLRPLVPSFPCFANIVVSLMEKPHVDFGLEVMGGDIMSIPGLYRFVQESIKKIVSSLYHWPQTLEIPILDTSTAAIKKPVGILHVKVIRATKLLKMDILGTSDPYVKLRLSGEKLHSKKTSTKMRNLNPEWNENFKLIVKDPETQILELQVYDWDKVGGDDKIGMQVIPLKQLSPHEPRTFTLDLLHSLDMKDHHNKKQRGKLVVELTFDPFKLESDSFKGTEDEPNSTGNASGDESICEAGALLVSVISAKDIEGEHHTNPYVQILFRGERRKTKTIKKNRNPRWNEHFEFMIEEAPLHERLHVEIYSKKRTFGFQRKESLGFVDITLADVVNNGRINEKYHLINSHNGLIHLLMEWQTC; the protein is encoded by the exons ATGGGTTTAGTGAGTACCTTTGTAGGAATTCTGGGTTATTGCATTGGATTACCTATTGGTCTTCTTCTTGGTTTTTTCTTCTTTGTTTATTCCAAACCCAAGCACGTTCAG GAGCCAGTAATATCTTCAATTCACGAATGGGATTCAAGTACTCTACAGGATCTTATGCCTGAGATGCCCAATTGGATCAAAAGTCCTGATTATGAACGA GTTGATTGGCTGAACAAGTTTATGTTGGATATGTGGCCTTATCTTCAAACT GCAATTTCTAACACAATTAGAAGTACCACAAAGCCTATTTTTGCGGATTACATTGGAAAGTATCAGATAAAGGATATTGAGTTTGAGAATATTAATCTTGGAACCCTTCCACCAACCTTTCATG GTTTGAAAGTTTACGAGACAAATGAGAATCAATTGGTCATGGAGCCAGCAATTAGATGGGCAGGAAATCCAAATATAGTGCTGGCTGTGAAGGTTATGTCTGCAAAAATCAGATTTCAG CTTGTAGACCTACAAATTTTCATTACTCCAAGGATACATTTGAGGCCTCTTGTTCCATCCTTTCCATGCTTTGCCAACATTGTTGTCTCCTTGATGGAAAAG CCACATGTGGACTTTGGATTAGAAGTAATGGGAGGAGATATCATGTCCATACCTGGTCTTTATCGGTTTGTTCAG GAATCTATCAAGAAGATAGTCTCAAGCCTCTACCATTGGCCTCAAACACTTGAAATTCCTATTCTCGACACTTCAAC AGCTGCTATTAAAAAACCAGTTGGCATATTGCATGTGAAAGTTATCAGGGCTACAAAACTTTTGAAGATGGACATCTTAGGGACGTCTGATCCTTATGTTAAACTAAGGCTGAGCGGTGAAAAGCTACACTCGAAGAAAACATCCACGAAAATGAGGAACTTAAATCCTGAGTGGAATGAGAATTTCAAGCTTATCGTAAAGGATCCAGAAACACAGATTCTTGAGTTACAAGTTTATGACTGGGATAAG GTCGGAGGGGATGATAAGATAGGCATGCAAGTAATTCCCTTGAAACAGCTAAGTCCCCATGAGCCGAGGACTTTTACACTAGATCTGCTCCATAGTCTCGATATGAAAGATCACCATAATAAAAAACAAAGAGGGAAGCTTGTAGTAGAGCTGACCTTTGACCCTTTCAAGCTTGAGAGTGACAGTTTTAAGGGGACAGAAGACGAGCCGAACAGCACAGGAAATGCTTCTGGTGATGAATCAATTTGTGAAGCAGGGGCGCTTCTGGTCTCTGTCATTTCAGCTAAGGACATAGAGGGCGAGCATCACACCAACCCTTATGTTCAAATATTGTTTAGAGGTGAAAGGAGGAAAACAAAG ACTATCAAGAAGAATCGTAATCCACGATGGAACGAACATTTTGAATTCATGATCGAAGAGGCGCCTTTGCACGAGAGATTGCATGTTGAAATATATAGCAAGAAAAGAACTTTCGGGTTCCAAAGAAAA GAGTCCCTTGGATTTGTAGACATCACTCTCGCTGATGTCGTCAACAATGGCCGTATCAATGAGAAATACCATCTGATCAATTCACATAACGGGCTTATACATCTTCTGATGGAGTGGCAGACTTGCTGA